The region AGGTCGAGGGCGTATTCCTCAACGAAAAAGTCTTCATGCAGGGTGTCGCCGCTTTTGAAACTGTCGTACAGCGAGCGGATGTCGCCCCCGGCGCAGAAAGCCTTTTCACCGGCTCCGCGCAACACAACGGCATACACCTGGGCGTCTTCGGCCCAGGCATCGAGCTGGCGTTGCAGGCTGCGAACCATGCCCAGGGTAATGGCGTTGAGCCCGGTTGGGCGGTTGAGGGTGAGGTAGCCGATGTGATTGCGAATCTCGGCCAGCACTTCATTTTGCACGGCGTCCATGGCCTGTGCCCCCTGGGATGAAACCTGAGCAGTCATCGATAACTCCCTGCTTTTATTGTTCTTTATAGACAAGCTCGCGCGCGAGCGATGCTGGATCGTAGCAGCGCAAATTTGCCCTGTACAACCCCGATACGTGCAGGTCCCGTCTGCATTTTTGCAAGGCCGACAGTTGATTTTCTCTGCGCGCGGATCCAGCAGAAACACCTTGGCGCTCTGGGCTTCTAAAACCGTTGATTTTCGCGTTGCGAGCGCTGTGCTGATCGCGTAACACCTGCGCTCGGCTCTGGGCCAGGCGCCCAAGGGCCATGACGGCAACGCTCGGGCGCGTGGGCTTAGACCTCTTCTATCCTGACCCAGCGTGATTCGTCCGCAGCCAGGCGAATCGCTGTCGCCAGACGCTCGACTTCCCATGCTTGCTCGAAGTCGGTTCCGCCCTGGCTTTGTCCGGCCAGCGCCATCACGAGGTCATGTACTTCAAGTGTCTTGAGTTCGTTGTACCCCAACTGATGCCCTGGTGCCGGGCTGAACGCTGCGTAACCCGGCAGTTTCGGCCCGGCCAGCAAGCGCTGGAAGCCCTCCTGTCCGGCACGAAACAGACGCAATTCATTCAGGCGCTCCTGATCGAACGCCAAGGTGCCCAGGGTGCCGCTGATCTCGAAGCTCAAGTGATTCTTGTAGCCGTGCTTGAGCCAACTGCTGCTAAACGTGCCCCGTGCGCCATTAGCGAACCGCAGCAAGGCATGCACCTGATCGTCCACGGCAATGCTGCGCAATTGCAGGCTGCCAGTGGTGGCGGGGCGTTGCCGGTGTACGGTTTGGGTGTCGGCGCAGACCGCCTCGATATCGCCCACCAGGTACCGGGCCATGGCCAGCAAGTGACTGCCGAGGTCCGCTAACGCTCCGCCAGCGTGTTCGGCCTCGCAACGCCAGGACCAGGGGGAGGCCGCGTCGGCCATGAAGTCTTCGCTGAATTCACCCTGGAAACTGATGATGGCGCCCAACTCGCCGCTCTCGATCAGCTCGCGCGCCAGGCCGATCATTGGATTGTGTTGATAGTTGTAACCGACACGCGTCACCACGCCCGCCGTTTTAGCCGCCTGGCGCATGGCGTTGGCCTCTTGCAGATTAACCGCCAGGGGTTTTTCGCAATACACCGGTTTCCCGGCGGCGAGGGCGGCCATGGCCATGGGGTAGTGCAGGTGGTTCGGGGTGGTGATGGCAATCAGGTTGACGGCTGGGTCAGTGATCAGTTGCTGCCAGTCGCTATGGGCCCGCTCGAAACCCCAGGCATCGGCGCAGTGTCGGGCCCGTTGCGGGTCGGCGTCTGCCAGGGCGGCGAGTTTTAGCTTCAAGGGCAGCTCGAAGACCGCGCTGACGTTACGAAATGCCAAGGCGTGGGCACGGCCCATGAAGCCTGTGCCGATGAGTCCGATACCGAGTTCGCGCATAGCCGGGGTCCTTTTGGATTTTTGTTTTCAGGAGGGCTATTAATGGAATAAATATTCGTTATTTGCAAACGCTGGAATTAATTTTCTTTAAATGCCGCGCCAGTAAAAACGCTTTGCTCACTAGGGTGTATTCACTGACGAAAGAAAAAGGCAGCTCAAGCGCTGCCTTTCATCGATTCCGGTAACCGAATCAGGACAGAAAACCACCGTCCACGTTTAACGAAACCCCAGTGGTATAGCTGGAAGCATCACTGGCCAAATACAGCACTGCACCCGCCATTTCGCTGGGATCCGCCACCCGCTTGAGCGGGATCTGCGCCAGTGCCACCTTCAGAATCGCGTCATTCTTGACCAGCGCCGAGGCAAACTTGGTGTCGGTCAGGCCCGGCAGCAGGGCGTTACAGCGGATACCGAATGGCGCACATTCCTTGGCGAAGACTTTGGTCATGTTGATCACGGCGGCCTTGGTCACTGAGTAGATGCCCTGAAAGATTCCCGGCGAGATGCCATTGATCGAGGCGACGTTGATGATGCTGCCACCGCCGTTGTCGCGCATCAGCTTGCCGGCTTCGACCGACATGAAGAAATAGCCTCGGATGTTCACGTCGACGGTTTTCTGGAAGGCGCCGAGGTCGGTGTCCAACACATTACAGAACTGAGGGTTGGTCGCAGCATTATTGACGAGAATGTCCAGGCGCCCAAACTGCTCGCGGATGCCGGCGAAGACCTGCGTGATCTGCTCCATTTCACCAATGTGGCACGCGACAGCGGTTGCTTTACCGCCCGCAGCAATGATGGCGTCAGCGACATGTTGGCAGCCTTCAAGCTTGCGGCTCGAAACGATGACGTGCGCGCCTTGTTGGGCCAGCAGCTTGGCGATGGCTTCACCGATGCCACGGCTGGCGCCGGAGACGAAAGCGATCTTGCCGTCGAGGTCGAACAACTGAGTCTTGGACATGGGGTTCTCTTATAAAAAGTCTTGTTATTGGGCCAGGAGCGTAATCAAAGGCTGGATTTCTGAATGACCTGCAAGCTCATCTGTTCCAGCAGTGTGTTCATGTGTATGAACTGGGCAAAGCGTTTGTCCTGGGTCTGACCATGGAAGAAACGGTAGTAGATCTGCTGCACGATGCCGGCCAGACGGAACAGGCCATAGGTGTAGTAGAAGTCGAAGTTGTCGATCTGGATGCCCGCGCGTTCGGCGTAGTAATCCACAAATTCACGGCGCGTCAGCATGCCCGGCGCGTGACTCGGCTGGCGACGCATCAGTTGTACGGGGGCAGGGTCACCGGCTTCGATCCAGTAGGCGAGGGTGTTGCCCAAGTCCATCAACGGGTCGCCGAGGGTCGTCAGTTCCCAATCGAGCACGCCGATGATGTGCATCGGGTTATGCGGATCGAGGATCACGTTGTCGAAGCGGTAGTCGTTATGGACGATGCTCGACGTCGGATGGTCGTCCGGCATCTTGTCGTTGAGCCAGGCTTTGACCGCCTCCCACTTCGGCGCATCCGGGGTCAGGGCTTTCTCGTAGCGATCACTCCAGCCTTTAATCTGCCGTGCGACGTAACCTTCGGGCTTGCCCAGATCGCCGAGGCCGAGGGCCTTGTAGTCGACCTGGTGCAGTTCGACGAACTTGTCGATGAAGCTTTTGCATAAGGCTTGGGTCTTTGCCGAGTCCAGGCCCAGCTCTGACGGCAACTCGGCGCGCAGAATGATGCCGTTCACCCGTTCCATCACGTAGAACTCGGCGCCAATCACCGATTCATCCGTGCAGTGTACGTAGGCTCTGGGGCAGTACGGAAAGCCGTCACGCAGTTGATTGAGAATTCGAAATTCGCGGCCCATGTCATGTGCGGACTTGGCCTTGTGGCCAAACGGCGGGCGACGCAGAACGAATTCTTGTTCGGGGTATTCGAGCAGATACGTCAGGTTCGAGGCCCCGCCGGGGAACTGACTGATGTGTGGTAAGCCGCTCAGCCCCGGAATATGGGCCTTGAGGTATGGATCGATCAGGCTGGCATCGAGTTCTTCGCCAGAGCGGACACGGGTGGACTGGTCAGTAAGCGCCATGCTTATCCCTTCTGCTTATTTTGGAGGCCAGACATCATTGGCTAATCTAATGGTGCACCCAGGGCGCCACAAGCATGGCGCGGTCTTATAGGTTAGCGTGTTGCCGGATAATCAGCGTTCCTGATGGCTTGGCGCGGACCGGGCAAGGGGCGCAGTTTCGCAACGACACGCTGAAGTGGGCTGCCCCAGCTTGGGGGGACTGGCACAAAGGCCTACAGGTTGTCTTGCAACGCGATTGGCGCCGGCAGCTCTATTGGGGTCAACACCGCTTGACCGGAAAAGAACGCCATCAGGTTTTTGCCTACCATCTCGACGGTTCCTTGTGTCGCCTCCGGGGACAACCCTGCGACATGGGGCGTGAGGATGACATTGGTCAAGGTTTTGAGGGCGTCGGGCACTGTCGGCTCGGCGTCGAACACATCCAGCGCAGCACCGCCAATCCGCCGTTGTTCCAATGCGCTGATCAGGTCAGCGGTCACCACCACACTGGCCCGGGCAATGTTGACCAGAAAACCTTTGGGCCCCAGGGCGTCCAGCACCTGGCGAGTGATCAAGTGCTGGGTGCCGAGCCCGCCAGGGGTGGCCACAATCAGGAAGTCCGAGGCCCGGGCCAGTTCGGTCGGTGTCGAGCAAAATGTATAAGGCACGTCGTCGCGATGGTGGCGGTTGTGGTAGCTCACGGTCATGTCGAAGCCAAGGGCGGCGCGTTTGGCGATGGCCATGCCGACCGCGCCGAGCCCGAGGATGCCCAAGCGTTTACCGGCCAGGGAAGGGCGCATGATTTTCGGCCACTCGCCCCGGCGCACGGCGGCATCGGCCCGTGGAATGTCACGCACCAGCGACAGCAGCAGCGCCATGGCGTGATCGGCAACCGAGGAGGCGTTGACCCCGGCGCCGTTGGTGACGGTGATCGCCCGGTCGCTGGCGGCTTGCAGGTCCACATGCTCGTAACCGGCCCCGATTACGCAGATGATCTTGAGCTGTGGCAGGACCGCAATTTCCTCGGCGTACAGCCCCAGTGGGCCTCGGGTCAGCACTGCATCAATCCGCTCACCCTGGCTGGCGATTGCCTGGGCGCGTTCGGCAGGTGTGGGCGCCAGGATCAGGTGAAAGCCCTGATGTTCGAGAATCGGCAAGTAGTCATTGATGGTTTCGACCAGTACCAGAACGGTTGCAGGCATGCGTGGCTCCTAGGGGCATCGGAATGGCGGGGGGGCTCTACACTCGCCCCAGATTGCTTATTGCGGCGCGGTTTGGCAATCGACCTGCATATCAATGATTGAAAGGGCTGAAGACATGGTGTTTCTTCTTCAAGGTCTTACGGAGCGTGCCGACCGGACGGGAGAAACAACAAGCCCCGTGAAAGTCCTGACCAAGAAACAAGCCACGTGGCGGCCTCAATGATCACTTCGCGATTGCGCTCGGCTTGCTTGGGTGAGACTCGGAGCATCTGATGCTCGCGCAATAAAGGGTTGAACTCAGGCGTACTGGGCGATGCCGTTGCCGAATGACCAATTTTCTTTTTTTACTTCTACCAGATTGATAAAAACGTCTTCGAGCCGCACTGCCAGTTCTGTGTGTAAGCGCTGGGCAATGGTTTGATAAAGGCTCTTTTTCTGTTCGGTGGTTCGACCTTCATTCAGGGTGATCTGAATGATCACTAGGTTATTAGTGCGATTGATACCTAGATACGCTGTATCGAAAATGAAATGCTCTTCATCGTGCTCGTTCAAAATCTGGAAATTGTCGTGTTCGGGCACGCCAATCGCTGTGCGCATCGCCTCGTAGACCAACTCGCCGATACGTTTGGCGTAAGTGGGGTCTTGCTGCTGTTTGATATCGATGCGAACGAGCGGCATGACAGAGCTCCGGACAGAATTGAGGTCACTCGAAAATACATGACAGCGAACATTTAACAAGCGTCGATGGTGATGGGGTCAAGCGCTACGGGCCTTGCACTTCCTTAAGGTCAAGACTGCGCAGTCACAATAAACCCGGTCTCTTGATCTGATCCGCACAACCGCTGCTCAGCTAAGTCTTTGCTTCTGCTCATTTATCCCGGACAATCGCGCCCCTGTTTCGGCCAGGGCGCTGCCTGTCGGATTTTTCTGACTCGTCCTGACCGGGTAGCAACTGACCGGAATGCGGAGATCCCACCGGATGAATGATCAGGCTAAAAGCGTCGACGAACGCTTTGAAGCGGCAGCACCAGCGAGCCTCACGAGCTGGAATCGCCATGACACCACTTGGATGCTGGGCCTGTTTGGCACGGCAATCGGGGCCGGTACGTTGTTTCTGCCGATCAACGCTGGGCTGGGCGGCTTCTGGCCGCTGCTGATCCTGGCAGTGCTGGCGTTCCCCATGACGTTCTACGCACACCGTGGCCTGACTCGCTTTGTGCTGTCTGGGCGCGAAGGTGCCGACATCACTGAGGTGGTGGAGGAACACTTCGGGATTCAGGCCGGTGCGCTGATCACCTTGCTCTACTTCCTGGCGATCTTTCCGATCCTGCTGATCTATAGCGTGGCCCTGACCAACACCGTGGGCAGTTTTCTCGAACACCAGTTGCACATCATGCCGCCGCCGCGCGCGCTGCTGTCGTTTGTGCTGATCCTCGGCCTATTGGCGGTAGTGCGCTGTGGTGAGCAAGCGATCGTCAAGGCCATGAGCCTGATGGTCTATCCGTTCATCGTCGCTCTGCTGTTTCTCGCCGTGTTTCTGATTCCTCACTGGAATGGTGGCATTCTCGCCACCGCGTCCACGCTGCCCGCGCCATCGGCGCTGCTACACACTCTGTGGCTGGCGATCCCGGTGATGGTGTTCTCGTTCAACCATTCGCCGATCATTTCGGCCTTTGCGGTGGACCAGAAGCGGCGGTACGGTGAACACGCCGAAGAGCGCAGCTCGCAAATCCTCTGCCGTGCCCACGTTTTGATGGTGGTGATGGTGCTGTTCTTTGTGTTCAGTTGCGTGCTGACCTTGTCGCCGGCACAACTGGCGGAAGCCAAAGCGCAGAATCTGTCGATCCTGTCGTACCTGGCCAATCACTTCAGCAACCCGACCATCGCCTTCGCGGCACCGTTGATTGCTTTCGTGGCCATTTCAAAATCGTTCCTGGGCCACTACATCGGCGCCAGCGAAGGGTTTAAAGGCCTGATCGTCAAGAGTGGTAAACGCCCGGCGGCCAAGACTCTGGACCGTATGACGGCGGCGTTCATGCTGGTGGTGTGCTGGATCGTTGCTACGTTGAACCCGAGCATTCTGGGCATGATCGAAACCTTGGGCGGCCCGGTCATTGCGGCGATTCTGTTTCTGATGCCGATGTATGCCATTCGCAAAGTGCCGGCCATGGCTCGCTATCGCGGTCAGGCGTCCAACGTGTTCGTGACGGCGGTGGGCCTGGTGGCGATTTCTGCGCTGATTTATTCGCTGACGGCTTGAGCTTAACTATTGGTGAATATTCTGCGTTGTCGCTCTCGCGGGTGGTGACTCGGTCTTAAGGCTGGCCCTGACTTTTTTCAGTCATGAAAAACGTCGCTCATCTCACGGTGCGCGGCGTTTTTTATTGCGGCTTTAAAATGCTCGGGCGCTGATTCAGAGCATACATCCCGTGGGATTAGCGGCTACTCTTGACGGTGCATTCGTGCCTCGTAGAGCGTTTGCCGGGGTTTCCCCGGTTTGTTTATCTGTCTTCGGAGACGCTTCATGGCTCGTGCCCATCCGCAACTGATCAGCGGCAAACTGGAAAAACTCCATCCCACGCAACTCACGGTCGGCCTGTCTGAAGTCGCGGCCAAGCGTCAGGAGTGGAAAAAGCTCAAACGCAAGGAGCGCGCAGTGGCGCTGGATAATCACTGGTTTCCCAGCGTCCTGGGGCCTGATGGTAATTACTACATCGTTGACCATCACCATTTCGGGTTGGCCCTGCTGCAAGAAGAGGTCAAGCGCGTCTCCTTGTTGGTGCTCAAGGACTTGTCGTTTGTCGACCCGGTGACGTTCTGGAATGTGATGAACTTCAACCAGTGGGCGCATCCCTATGACGGCCGTGGCGCCAGGCGTTCCTTTGAGGCTATCCCCAAACGTATCGTCGATCTGCAAGACGACCCTTATCGCAGCCTCGCCGGGCTGCTGCGTCGGGCCGGGGGCTACGCCAAGGACACCGCACCCTACAGTGAGTTTCTGTGGGCCGACTTCTTTCGCAGCCGCATTGCCGGTGACCTGATCAACGAACTGGGCCCCAAGCTCCAGGCCAAAGCCATGGGCCTGGCCCGCAGCCAAGAGGCTCGGTATCTGCCGGGGTGGGTGGGTCCGATTGCCGACTGAGCCACGCTCCGTTCCGGCACAGTTGCCAGCCGATGCGCCGAACCGTTGGCAGGACCTGTTAGCCGGGCTGTCGATTGCAGGCCTGTTGCTGCCAGAAGCGGTCGCCTATTCGAGCATCGCTGCGTTGCCACCCCAGGCCGGGGTAATTGCGTTATTTGCCGGCCTGCTGTGTTACGGACTTCTGGGCACCAGCCGGTTTGCCATCGTGTCCGCCACCTCGTCCTCGGCGGCGGTGTTGGCCGCTGCCACCGCCACGCTGGCCGGAGGTGACCCGGCGCTGCGCCTGACGCTGGCGATTGGGCTGGTCTTGGTCACTGGCGGGTTTTTTCTGCTGGCCGGGTTGTTAAAGCTCGGCAGTGTTACGTCGTTCATTGCCAAGCCGGTGTTGCGCGGGTTTGCGTTTGGGCTGGCGCTGACGATTATCCTCAAACAAGTCGCGAGCATCGTCGATGTGCCGTTGACCAACAGCAACCTGATCCGGTTTATGCCGCAATTGCTTGAGCAGTGGCCGCAGTGGAATGGTATCGGCGCACTGGTCGGGGTCGTGGCGTTGCTGGTGTTGGGGGTGTGCGCACGATTCAGGCGGGTGCCGGGTGGTTTGTTGGTAGTGGCGCTGGGTATTGCCGCCAGCCAGTGGCTAAACCTGCCGGACTACGGGGTGAAGCTGATCGGCGTCATCGACCTGAGCCTCGAAGTCCCGCACTTGCCGGTGTTGCCTTTTGCCGACTGGCTGCGTTTGGGTGAATTGGCGTTTGCCATGGTGATGATTCTTTACGCCGAATCCTTTGGGTCCATCAGTTCCTTTGCCCTCAAGCATGGCGATCGGGTCTCTTCGAACCGTGATTTGCTAGCGTTGGGCGCGGCCAACCTGCTGTCTGGCCTGTTCCATGGTATGCCGGCCGGTGCGGGTTACTCCGCAACGTCGGCCAATGAGGCCGCGGGTGCCAACTCCCGTTTAGCGGGCATCGTCGCGGCGGCGGTGGTGTTGGTCATTGTGCTGACGGTGTTGCCTTACATTGCGCTCACCCCCGAGCCGGTGCTGGCTGCCATCGTGATCCATGCCTTGGCGCGTGGCTTGAGCCTACAACCGTTGGGGCGCTACTTTATCTGGCGTCGTGACCGCGTATTGGTGATCAGTGCGGTGGCCGCCGTGTTGGTGCTCGGGGTACTCGACGGTTTGCTGCTGGGCGTGGCGATCAGTGTGGTGTTGATGTTGAAACAAATGTCATCGGCGGACATTCAGGTGCTGGGGCAGATGGGGGGCGGTCACGACTTTGTCGATTTACAACGCCATTCTCTGGCCCGCGAAATACCTGGGGTGCTGATTGTCCGGCCGAGCCAAGCGCTGTTTTTTGCCAACGTAGAGCGTATTTTGGGCGGCGCACTGCATTTGGTGCGGCACGCGTCATCGCCGATTCATACAGTCATTCTCAGCCTCGAAGAGTCCCCTGACCTGGATGGCACGAGTATCGAGGCGCTTGAGGCGTTCTTCTTGCAAGTACGGGCCGAAGACAAACTGCTGATTCTGGCGCGACTCAAGCAGGAGGCGCACATGGTACTTTCAAAATTGCCAGCGCAGGAGCGTGAGCAGGTCATGCTCAGCGATTTAAGCGTCGACGGTGCGGTGCAGCAAGCGCTCAAGCTGGTCGTGCAGTCTTTGCCTGCATAAAAAAACGCCGCCCCTCTCGCGATGGGCGGCGTTTTCTATTGCGTTGTAACCTTAGGCTTGAAGGACCGGAATCTTGGCATTCGCTGCTGCTTCACGGAACTCGGCGATCTGGTCGAAGGACAGGTAGCGGTAGACATCGGCCGCCATGCTGTCGATCTTGCCAGCGTATTCCATGTATTCCTCGACAGTCGGCAGGCGACCCAGGATGGAAGCCACAGACGCCAACTCAGCCGAAGCCAGGTAGACGTTCGCGCCGTCACCCAGACGGTTCGGGAAGTTACGGGTCGACGTCGACACCACAGTCGAGTTCGGTTCTACACGTGCCTGGTTACCCATGCACAGCGAGCAGCCTGGCATTTCCATGCGCGCGCCGGCCTTGCCGTAGATGCCGTAGTAGCCTTCTTCGGTCAGCTGGTGAGCGTCCATTTTGGTCGGCGGCGATAGCCACAGACGGGTTGGAAGCTGACCTTTGACCTGTTCCAGCAACTTACCGGCAGCGCGGAAGTGACCGATGTTGGTCATGCACGAACCGATGAACACTTCGTCGATTTTCTCGCCAGCAACGCTGGACAGCAGACGGGCGTCGTCCGGATCGTTTGGCGCGCAGAGCACAGGCTCTTTAATGTCGGCCAGGTCGATTTCGATGATTTCAGCGTATTCGGCGTCAGCATCGGCAACCATCAGCTCTGGGTTGGCAATCCAGGCTTCCATCGCTTGGGCACGACGTTCCAGGGTACGTGCATCGCCGTAGCCTTCGCCGATCATCCAGCGCAGCAGGGTGATGTTGGAACTCAGGTACTCGGTGATCGATTCTTTCGACAGCTTGATGGTGCAACCGGCAGCCGAACGTTCGGCCGAGGCGTCGGACAGCTCGAAAGCTTGTTCGATGCTCAAGTTGTCCAGGCCTTCGATTTCCAGGATGCGACCGGAGAAGGCGTTCTTCTTGCCTTTCTTCTCGACGGTCAGCAGGCCAGCCTGAATCGCGAAGTAAGGAATGGCGTGAACCAGGTCACGCAGAGTAACGCCCGGTTGCATCTTGCCTTTGAAACGCACCAGGATCGATTCCGGCATGTCCAACGGCATAACGCCAGTGGCAGCAGCAAACGCAACGAGGCCGGAACCGGCCGGGAACGAAATGCCCATCGGGAAACGGGTGTGCGAGTCACCACCAGTACCGACGGTGTCCGGCAGCAGCATGCGGTTCAGCCAGCTGTGGATGATGCCGTCGCCCGGACGCAGGGAAACGCCGCCGCGGGTCATGATGAAGTCTGGCAGGGTGTGGTGGGTGGTCACGTCGATCGGCTTAGGGTACGCCGCGGTGTGGCAGAACGACTGCATCACCAGATCGGTCGAGAAGCCCAGGCACGCCAGGTCTTTCAGTTCGTCACGGGTCATAGGACCGGTGGTGTCCTGGGAACCGACGGTGGTCATTTTCGGTTCGCAGTAGGTGCCAGGACGAACGCCTTTGCCTTCTGGTAGACCGCACGCCTTGCCGACCATTTTCTGTGCCAGGGTGAAACCCTTGCCGGTATCGACAGGTGCTTCAGGCAGTTTGAACAGATCGGTAGGGCCCAGGCCCAGCTCGGCGCGCGCCTTGTCGGTCAGACCGCGACCGATGATCAGCGGGATACGGCCGCCAGCACGAACTTCGTCCAACAGCACCGGGGTCTTCATTTCGAAGGTGGTCAGGACTTCGTCGGTGCCGTGTTTGCAGACTTTGCCAGCATGCGGGTACAGGTCGATCACGTCGCCCATGTTCATGTTGGTGACGTCGAACTCGATTGGCAGAGCGCCAGCATCTTCCATGGTGTTGTAGAAGATCGGAGCAATCTTGCTGCCGAAGCAGAAACCACCAGCGCGCTTGTTCGGCACGTTAGGAACGTCGTCGCCGAAGAACCACAGCACCGAGTTGGTCGCTGATTTACGCGAAGAACCGGTACCGACCACGTCACCGACGTAGGCAATAGGGAAGCCTTGACCGCGCATTTCTTCGATCTGCTTCATCGGGCCGGTCACGCCTTGGGCGTCAGGCACGATGCCTTCACGGGCCATTTTCAGCATGGCCAGGGCGTGCAGCGGAATGTCCGGGCGCGACCAAGCGTCTGGGGCAGGGGACAGGTCGTCGGTGTTGGTTTCGCCGGTGACCTTGAACACGCGCAGGCTGATCTTGTCGGCCAGGACAGGGCGGTTGCGGAACCACTCGCCGTCAGCCCAGGACTGGATCACGCCTTTGGCGTGTGCGTTGCCGTTCTGGGCTTTTTCCGCCACGTCGTGGAACGCATCGAACATCAGCAGGGTGTGCTTGAGTTGAGCGGCAGCGACTGGGGCCAGTTCGGCGCTGTCGAGCAGGTCAACCAGGGTCACGATGTTGTAGCCGCCCTGCATGGTGCCGAGCAGTTCAACAGCGCGTTTTTTGTCGATCAGGGGGGAAGTCGCTTCGCCTTTGGCCAGGGCCGACAGGAAACCAGCCTTTACGTAAGCTGCTTCGTCCACGCCAGGTGGAATGCGATTGGTGATCAGGTCAACGAGGAAAGCTTCTTCGCCAGCCGGGGGATTCTTCAGCAGCTCGACCAGGCCTGCAGTTTGTTCGGCGTTAAGCGGCTGGGGAACGATACCCAGTGCTGCACGCTCTTCGATATGTTTGCGGTAGGCTTCAAGCACAGTTATTACCCTCATCAGTGGTCCCAAATGGGTGTCCGGGACGCTCATCCCGAAATTACCGTACTCATGCGCTGCGTGGCGTTGTGGGCCACTTAGCCAGAATTACCGGCAATTCCTTACAGAAGCTGCTTTCAAAGTTTTACGCCTGCAGAACGGGGAGCTGATGAGGGTTGGCGTTGGGCTTTTCCCCGCTGGAAAAATCCATCGCCAACACCGCTCTGTAGGAACGACTGTGCTCGTGACGCTTTGAAAACAGCTTCAAACGGACATTGGCGCCTTAAAAGGCTGGCTGATTCTACGGCAAAAAAAAATTAAAGGTAAGTTAGCCCCTCAACTTTGAGGGGTGATGAATGTTAGACAAAGGGCTAACATGCCGACTTGTTCTGCTTTCCCGTGTTTTGCCTAACTATGCCCAATCAAACCATCAAGACTCCCTGCGTCGGCCTCTGCTCCACCGTTTACGGTGACTTGGTCTGCCGTGGCTGCAAGCGTTTCCACCATGAAGTGATCAACTGGAATGGTTACAACGAGGAGGAAAAGCGCGCGGTGTGGCTGCGTCTTGAGCAGTTGCTGTCGCAGGTGATGGCCAGCAAGCTGGAAGTGTTCGACTCGCAGCGCCTGCGCTTGCA is a window of Pseudomonas sp. DC1.2 DNA encoding:
- a CDS encoding Gfo/Idh/MocA family oxidoreductase codes for the protein MRELGIGLIGTGFMGRAHALAFRNVSAVFELPLKLKLAALADADPQRARHCADAWGFERAHSDWQQLITDPAVNLIAITTPNHLHYPMAMAALAAGKPVYCEKPLAVNLQEANAMRQAAKTAGVVTRVGYNYQHNPMIGLARELIESGELGAIISFQGEFSEDFMADAASPWSWRCEAEHAGGALADLGSHLLAMARYLVGDIEAVCADTQTVHRQRPATTGSLQLRSIAVDDQVHALLRFANGARGTFSSSWLKHGYKNHLSFEISGTLGTLAFDQERLNELRLFRAGQEGFQRLLAGPKLPGYAAFSPAPGHQLGYNELKTLEVHDLVMALAGQSQGGTDFEQAWEVERLATAIRLAADESRWVRIEEV
- a CDS encoding SDR family oxidoreductase yields the protein MSKTQLFDLDGKIAFVSGASRGIGEAIAKLLAQQGAHVIVSSRKLEGCQHVADAIIAAGGKATAVACHIGEMEQITQVFAGIREQFGRLDILVNNAATNPQFCNVLDTDLGAFQKTVDVNIRGYFFMSVEAGKLMRDNGGGSIINVASINGISPGIFQGIYSVTKAAVINMTKVFAKECAPFGIRCNALLPGLTDTKFASALVKNDAILKVALAQIPLKRVADPSEMAGAVLYLASDASSYTTGVSLNVDGGFLS
- a CDS encoding phosphotransferase family protein, whose protein sequence is MALTDQSTRVRSGEELDASLIDPYLKAHIPGLSGLPHISQFPGGASNLTYLLEYPEQEFVLRRPPFGHKAKSAHDMGREFRILNQLRDGFPYCPRAYVHCTDESVIGAEFYVMERVNGIILRAELPSELGLDSAKTQALCKSFIDKFVELHQVDYKALGLGDLGKPEGYVARQIKGWSDRYEKALTPDAPKWEAVKAWLNDKMPDDHPTSSIVHNDYRFDNVILDPHNPMHIIGVLDWELTTLGDPLMDLGNTLAYWIEAGDPAPVQLMRRQPSHAPGMLTRREFVDYYAERAGIQIDNFDFYYTYGLFRLAGIVQQIYYRFFHGQTQDKRFAQFIHMNTLLEQMSLQVIQKSSL
- a CDS encoding 2-hydroxyacid dehydrogenase; amino-acid sequence: MPATVLVLVETINDYLPILEHQGFHLILAPTPAERAQAIASQGERIDAVLTRGPLGLYAEEIAVLPQLKIICVIGAGYEHVDLQAASDRAITVTNGAGVNASSVADHAMALLLSLVRDIPRADAAVRRGEWPKIMRPSLAGKRLGILGLGAVGMAIAKRAALGFDMTVSYHNRHHRDDVPYTFCSTPTELARASDFLIVATPGGLGTQHLITRQVLDALGPKGFLVNIARASVVVTADLISALEQRRIGGAALDVFDAEPTVPDALKTLTNVILTPHVAGLSPEATQGTVEMVGKNLMAFFSGQAVLTPIELPAPIALQDNL
- a CDS encoding tautomerase family protein, which codes for MPLVRIDIKQQQDPTYAKRIGELVYEAMRTAIGVPEHDNFQILNEHDEEHFIFDTAYLGINRTNNLVIIQITLNEGRTTEQKKSLYQTIAQRLHTELAVRLEDVFINLVEVKKENWSFGNGIAQYA
- a CDS encoding serine/threonine transporter; its protein translation is MNDQAKSVDERFEAAAPASLTSWNRHDTTWMLGLFGTAIGAGTLFLPINAGLGGFWPLLILAVLAFPMTFYAHRGLTRFVLSGREGADITEVVEEHFGIQAGALITLLYFLAIFPILLIYSVALTNTVGSFLEHQLHIMPPPRALLSFVLILGLLAVVRCGEQAIVKAMSLMVYPFIVALLFLAVFLIPHWNGGILATASTLPAPSALLHTLWLAIPVMVFSFNHSPIISAFAVDQKRRYGEHAEERSSQILCRAHVLMVVMVLFFVFSCVLTLSPAQLAEAKAQNLSILSYLANHFSNPTIAFAAPLIAFVAISKSFLGHYIGASEGFKGLIVKSGKRPAAKTLDRMTAAFMLVVCWIVATLNPSILGMIETLGGPVIAAILFLMPMYAIRKVPAMARYRGQASNVFVTAVGLVAISALIYSLTA
- a CDS encoding ParB-like protein encodes the protein MARAHPQLISGKLEKLHPTQLTVGLSEVAAKRQEWKKLKRKERAVALDNHWFPSVLGPDGNYYIVDHHHFGLALLQEEVKRVSLLVLKDLSFVDPVTFWNVMNFNQWAHPYDGRGARRSFEAIPKRIVDLQDDPYRSLAGLLRRAGGYAKDTAPYSEFLWADFFRSRIAGDLINELGPKLQAKAMGLARSQEARYLPGWVGPIAD